From the Borrelia puertoricensis genome, one window contains:
- a CDS encoding ATP-binding protein: protein MRGLSLFLFLFFISHVSLPAKETLKFKLVDQYYPLYYKNQENKMVGMIFYLLDKWAQDNDYDISIEAVDYLDKDKIEDDVVYLGLTYNSDLNEYLYFKNEIGKCITALIYDSEKEQKLSNLFFSNKLRVGVVKNTIYEDILRFHGHSDNVFLFPDTEKLLLALRDNKIDLVYGSYKSLSCVWYSSFYPSFMKVFNSEYFYSFGIRVAISKNAINQLKGLNVDLLSYMQSFSREEYASFKEFDFLFNLDVGIYNDYPPLSFINSKGQFAGILVDLWNTLAREYGFSVKFVGFPKESIKVSLDDKDVSVWGGIIEDDNILTSKKYKAIAPICSLNFNLYFTNAKNSNKVINSQIIDLSLNNIQLDKNTDIVSNFLDIVNRSYGFVENSITVSYLLKLHGYNNILKFQDSSLSKCKFLVLAANNKRLQLFAYMLNALTENILFDTLLQIGKNWLGQDEIEDYKNNFYGHINSSNFNIEEKIWLQNNKRLTLAVKDWYPIDYFDSGRYKGVNEWLIKKIKRLTNLDFNIISVHERDIEELMKLGRIDILSANLDDTNSDYIFNIKAVSRIRLHLFSNKTRLFTSRSFGNIAVLKFLYTKKLETKIGTQLMQVDSFTDALDLLYRGKVSGIVSDEYTATINFEDLNIRDIKKIFTIPNLTFDLNIAVHNQDYILRRIIQKISFRTNVNNKLYFDDWVFNVHESFKDLRLKKSGIAVLTIGMFVFTIFMFCLFNLWKEIGFRKKMYSSAISEKKVIENAIAAKTIFLASMSHDIRTPINGIIAATELLENTDLLGVQKEYVQMINYSSILLLSLIDEILYISKIDMNEIYIESNEIDLEHEIECVLKGFQSQSAKQNIDLIFYSKSDLENYLIGDRARLKRVLINLIGNSFKFTTDGIIVLNYEIICSTEDNDGNKIITIEFKVIDTGKGIKESNIPVIFGLFRQGNDSDSKKYEGSGLGLAISRRLVSLMGGPGIAVESEVGKGTTFSFMLPFVLGHKIKDKEVNKLELVTNKKILSLFLSKKTVEVLRDISKIFDYKDNIHYFYSYEHAYKAFYRYPYYDFVFINVDDFGLQEALKFAEKIEGLNFNVRIVFVFYYLKGNEIIDFKYEYMQKPFKRWDFYSNWIKNGAIVDVPIINESSILKLKNNIGILIAEDNEINQKILKNVLIVIGVREDFIDIVDDGVKAIEFLKTNKYDMAFIDIRMPNCDGFTVSKEIRKFESQNNLNPCVLIAVTAHALREYKDRCLENGMNDYLAKPIHISSIKYILKKYLHIEVEDNKIISDKIFDSFSNLPNLDIDNALRDLNISYDMYVDLCRGFVDMSDNLICDLDEAFNLNNIKLVKELVHSIAGALSNMRSNLFGKFKQIEMNTGSIHELKILYSEARKGLILLIKNIRKQILDVIETCDQEKLKFKSNDEFLSLMQRLLNGIEDRNPKEYKEVLEVLKRYSLDDNNVILFNSLIKYLRVYNFKESTNIVKRMMNLR, encoded by the coding sequence ATGCGTGGTTTGAGTTTATTTTTGTTTTTATTTTTTATTTCTCATGTTAGTTTACCCGCTAAAGAAACCTTGAAATTTAAACTTGTAGATCAATATTATCCGCTTTATTATAAAAATCAAGAAAATAAGATGGTTGGTATGATTTTTTATCTTCTAGACAAGTGGGCACAAGATAATGATTATGACATTAGTATAGAAGCTGTTGATTATCTTGATAAAGATAAAATTGAAGATGATGTAGTTTATTTGGGATTAACTTATAATTCAGACTTAAATGAATACCTTTATTTTAAAAATGAGATTGGCAAATGTATAACCGCATTGATTTATGATTCAGAAAAAGAGCAAAAACTTTCCAATTTATTTTTTTCAAACAAGTTACGTGTAGGTGTTGTAAAGAATACTATATATGAAGATATTTTAAGATTTCATGGTCATAGTGATAATGTTTTTTTATTTCCAGATACTGAAAAATTACTCTTGGCATTAAGAGATAATAAGATTGATTTAGTATATGGGAGTTATAAGTCATTATCTTGTGTATGGTATAGTTCTTTTTATCCATCTTTTATGAAAGTTTTTAATTCTGAGTATTTTTATAGTTTTGGTATAAGAGTTGCTATTAGCAAAAATGCTATTAATCAGCTAAAAGGCTTAAATGTTGATCTTTTAAGTTATATGCAATCTTTCTCTAGAGAGGAATATGCTTCTTTTAAAGAATTCGATTTTTTATTTAATCTGGATGTTGGAATATATAATGATTATCCTCCTTTGAGTTTTATTAATTCTAAAGGTCAATTTGCAGGCATTTTAGTTGATTTGTGGAATACTCTTGCTAGAGAATATGGTTTTTCAGTTAAATTTGTAGGATTCCCAAAGGAGAGCATTAAAGTAAGCCTGGATGATAAGGATGTGTCTGTTTGGGGTGGAATTATTGAAGATGATAATATTTTAACTTCTAAGAAGTATAAAGCAATTGCTCCGATATGTTCACTTAATTTTAATTTGTATTTTACAAATGCTAAAAATAGTAATAAAGTCATAAATTCACAAATTATTGATTTAAGTTTAAATAATATTCAATTAGATAAAAACACAGATATAGTAAGTAATTTTTTAGATATAGTCAATCGTTCATATGGATTTGTAGAAAATTCAATTACCGTAAGCTATTTATTAAAATTGCATGGATACAATAATATATTGAAATTTCAGGATTCAAGTCTAAGTAAATGTAAATTTTTGGTATTAGCTGCTAATAATAAGAGATTACAGTTGTTTGCATATATGCTTAATGCGTTGACAGAAAACATTTTATTCGACACTTTGTTGCAAATAGGTAAAAATTGGCTTGGTCAAGATGAGATTGAAGATTATAAAAATAATTTTTATGGGCATATAAATAGCAGTAACTTTAATATTGAGGAAAAAATCTGGTTACAAAACAATAAGAGGTTAACCCTTGCTGTTAAAGATTGGTATCCTATTGATTATTTTGATTCTGGTCGTTATAAAGGAGTAAATGAGTGGTTAATTAAGAAGATAAAAAGATTGACAAACTTGGATTTCAATATTATAAGTGTGCATGAGAGAGATATTGAAGAATTAATGAAATTAGGGAGAATAGATATATTGTCTGCTAATTTAGATGATACGAATTCAGATTATATTTTTAACATCAAAGCAGTATCAAGAATTCGACTGCATCTTTTTTCAAATAAAACGAGACTATTTACTTCTAGGTCGTTTGGTAATATTGCGGTGCTTAAGTTTTTGTATACAAAAAAATTGGAAACCAAAATAGGAACACAACTGATGCAAGTGGATAGCTTTACAGATGCTTTGGATCTTCTCTATAGGGGCAAGGTTAGTGGGATTGTTAGTGATGAATATACTGCAACTATTAATTTTGAAGACTTAAATATTAGGGATATTAAGAAAATTTTTACTATTCCGAATCTAACATTTGATTTAAATATTGCAGTTCATAACCAAGATTATATTTTAAGAAGAATTATACAAAAAATTTCATTTCGTACAAATGTTAATAATAAATTATATTTTGATGATTGGGTATTCAATGTTCATGAAAGTTTTAAGGATTTAAGACTAAAAAAATCTGGTATAGCAGTATTAACCATTGGTATGTTTGTTTTTACTATTTTTATGTTTTGCCTATTTAATTTGTGGAAGGAGATAGGATTTAGGAAAAAAATGTATTCTTCTGCAATCAGTGAGAAAAAGGTTATTGAGAATGCTATTGCTGCCAAAACTATTTTTTTAGCAAGTATGAGCCATGATATTCGTACCCCTATTAATGGCATAATAGCAGCTACTGAGCTTTTGGAGAATACTGATCTTTTGGGTGTGCAAAAAGAGTATGTGCAAATGATAAATTATTCATCTATCTTATTACTCTCTTTAATTGATGAAATATTGTATATCTCTAAAATAGATATGAATGAGATCTATATTGAAAGTAATGAAATAGATTTGGAACATGAAATTGAATGTGTTTTGAAAGGTTTTCAGTCGCAAAGTGCAAAACAAAATATTGATTTGATTTTTTATTCAAAATCAGATTTGGAAAATTACTTAATAGGGGATAGAGCTAGACTTAAGAGGGTACTGATTAATTTAATAGGAAATTCTTTTAAATTTACTACAGATGGGATCATAGTTTTAAACTATGAAATAATTTGCAGTACAGAAGATAATGATGGTAATAAAATAATTACTATTGAGTTTAAAGTAATTGATACTGGTAAAGGAATTAAGGAAAGTAATATACCGGTAATATTTGGATTATTTAGACAAGGCAATGATTCTGATTCAAAGAAGTATGAAGGAAGTGGTCTTGGACTTGCAATATCTAGGAGGCTTGTTAGTTTAATGGGCGGTCCTGGTATTGCAGTTGAGAGTGAGGTAGGCAAGGGAACAACTTTTTCATTTATGTTACCTTTTGTTTTAGGTCATAAGATTAAAGATAAAGAAGTAAATAAATTGGAATTAGTGACTAATAAAAAGATTTTAAGCTTATTTTTAAGTAAAAAAACTGTTGAGGTATTAAGAGACATAAGTAAGATATTTGATTATAAGGATAATATACATTATTTTTATTCTTATGAGCATGCTTATAAGGCGTTTTATAGGTATCCTTATTATGATTTTGTTTTTATAAATGTCGACGATTTTGGTTTACAAGAAGCTCTTAAGTTTGCTGAAAAGATTGAAGGTTTAAATTTTAATGTAAGAATAGTTTTTGTGTTTTATTATTTAAAAGGTAATGAGATCATTGATTTTAAATATGAATACATGCAAAAACCTTTTAAAAGGTGGGATTTTTATTCTAATTGGATTAAAAATGGTGCAATTGTAGATGTTCCCATAATAAATGAATCTAGTATTCTTAAGCTTAAAAATAATATTGGTATCTTAATAGCTGAGGATAATGAAATTAATCAAAAGATTTTAAAAAATGTTTTGATTGTTATAGGTGTCAGGGAAGATTTTATTGATATTGTGGATGATGGTGTTAAGGCTATTGAATTTTTAAAAACTAATAAATATGATATGGCTTTTATTGATATAAGAATGCCAAATTGTGATGGATTTACGGTATCTAAAGAAATACGCAAATTTGAAAGCCAGAATAACTTAAATCCATGTGTATTAATAGCTGTTACTGCACATGCATTAAGAGAATATAAAGATAGGTGTTTAGAAAATGGAATGAATGATTATCTTGCAAAACCGATACATATTAGTTCGATTAAGTATATTTTAAAAAAATATTTACATATTGAAGTTGAAGATAATAAAATTATATCAGATAAGATATTCGATAGTTTTTCTAATTTACCCAATTTAGATATTGATAATGCTTTAAGAGATTTAAATATCTCATATGATATGTATGTTGATTTGTGCAGAGGATTTGTTGATATGAGCGATAATCTGATATGTGATTTGGATGAGGCTTTTAATTTAAACAATATAAAATTAGTAAAAGAATTAGTACATTCAATAGCTGGAGCTCTTAGTAATATGCGTAGTAACTTATTTGGAAAGTTTAAACAGATTGAGATGAATACAGGTTCAATACATGAATTAAAAATATTGTATTCTGAAGCGCGTAAAGGTTTGATTTTACTTATTAAGAACATAAGGAAGCAGATTTTAGATGTTATCGAAACTTGTGATCAGGAAAAATTAAAATTTAAAAGCAATGATGAATTTTTGAGTCTTATGCAAAGGCTTTTAAATGGAATAGAAGATAGAAATCCAAAAGAATATAAGGAAGTTCTTGAAGTGCTTAAAAGGTATAGTTTAGATGACAATAATGTTATATTATTTAATTCTCTTATTAAATATTTAAGAGTATATAATTTCAAAGAGAGCACTAATATTGTTAAACGTATGATGAATCTTAGGTAA
- a CDS encoding Cof-type HAD-IIB family hydrolase — protein sequence MNANYEKYKMLVFDLDGTLLNNNHEIAPLTLKVLLRLKNDFHIIIATGRRLYEVKDILMQLKDVQIDESYIITANGAEVFLKNNLILRYKINYDVVRKLLKVERGDIDVNLYTLNDWYSDREIRSPIMNYFIENLGIQPIITDLSELEIDSCSKIVYYSHNFSKLEEFANKIRDKNFKDINIFYSANDLLEITNIDASKYNAIKSIALFECISIDNILAFGDNGNDYEMLKNAGKGILMKNANKFIKNHLLNNEVTKFSNDEDGVAKFLIEFFNLDIQF from the coding sequence ATGAATGCCAATTATGAAAAGTATAAGATGTTGGTTTTTGATCTTGATGGAACATTGCTTAATAACAATCATGAAATTGCGCCATTGACTCTTAAAGTTCTTTTAAGATTAAAGAATGATTTTCATATAATTATTGCTACTGGTAGAAGATTATATGAAGTTAAGGACATTTTAATGCAACTTAAAGATGTGCAGATTGATGAGAGTTATATTATAACGGCTAATGGTGCTGAGGTGTTTTTAAAAAATAATCTGATTTTGAGATACAAGATTAATTATGATGTAGTAAGAAAACTTCTTAAAGTAGAGCGAGGGGATATTGATGTTAATCTTTATACTCTTAATGATTGGTATTCTGATAGAGAGATTAGAAGTCCAATTATGAATTATTTTATTGAAAATTTAGGCATACAACCTATTATTACTGATTTATCTGAACTTGAGATAGATTCTTGTTCCAAAATAGTTTATTATTCTCATAATTTTTCTAAGCTTGAAGAGTTTGCAAATAAAATCAGAGATAAAAATTTTAAAGACATAAATATATTTTATTCTGCTAATGATCTTTTGGAAATTACAAATATTGATGCTAGTAAATATAATGCTATTAAAAGTATTGCTTTATTTGAGTGTATTTCTATTGATAATATTTTAGCATTTGGAGATAATGGCAATGATTATGAGATGTTAAAAAATGCTGGAAAAGGTATTCTCATGAAAAATGCAAACAAGTTTATTAAGAATCATTTATTAAACAACGAGGTTACAAAATTCAGTAATGATGAAGATGGAGTTGCAAAATTTTTAATTGAGTTTTTTAATCTTGACATTCAATTTTAA
- the hpt gene encoding hypoxanthine phosphoribosyltransferase — MSDKISTLFTEEKIKSKIKELAKKIRNYYEDKNNVVFISLLKGSFIFFADITREIGLNVKIDFLQASSYKNKTFSSLNVIIKKDIDINIQNSYVIIFDDIIDTGLTYEKIVAHLKTKNPKEIKICTLFNKPSRRLIKLKIDYAGFEIENDFIVGYGIDFNEQHRTLKNIAKISK; from the coding sequence ATGAGTGATAAAATTTCAACTTTATTCACAGAAGAAAAAATAAAAAGCAAAATTAAAGAGCTAGCGAAAAAGATTAGAAACTATTATGAGGATAAAAACAACGTGGTTTTTATATCACTTCTTAAAGGCTCTTTTATATTTTTTGCAGATATTACAAGAGAAATTGGATTAAACGTAAAAATAGATTTCCTGCAAGCTTCAAGTTATAAAAATAAAACTTTTTCTTCATTAAATGTAATAATTAAAAAAGATATCGACATTAATATACAAAATAGTTACGTAATCATCTTTGATGATATCATAGATACTGGGCTTACATACGAAAAAATCGTTGCTCACTTAAAAACCAAAAATCCTAAAGAGATTAAAATTTGTACTCTTTTTAACAAACCATCCAGAAGATTAATAAAATTAAAGATAGACTATGCGGGATTTGAGATTGAAAATGATTTCATAGTTGGATATGGCATTGACTTTAATGAACAACACAGAACTTTAAAGAATATAGCAAAAATAAGTAAATAG
- a CDS encoding adenylosuccinate synthase, translating to MSIYAVIGTQWGDEGKGKIIDFLSSKIDYVVRFNGGNNAGHTIVVNNKKFIFNLLPSGVLQGAKCILGPGVVIDPSILIKELEALKHNNIKTEIFISDKAHIIMPYHIKLDELNEQKKGVHKIGTTKRGIGPCYADKINRTGIRAVDLLDIEIFERKLKINLDEKNEIIEKIYNHKPFYYDDILSKYKKYIAILQSAITNTEEILNQVINSGKIILIEGAQGTMLDIEHGTFPFVTSSNTLITATTGCGIPISKIKEKIGIVKAFSSRVGSGPFVTEILGPIGDKIREKGQEYGSTTNRPRRIGWLDLLTIKKSISLNELNHLALTKLDILNDIENLKICTAYEFKGKRYDHIPTSCEILENVKPVYKVFKGFKQNIRNISRYEDLPIEAKEYIEFIEKEVGVQISILSLGAEREKTIFRNQKWINI from the coding sequence ATGTCAATTTATGCAGTTATTGGAACTCAATGGGGTGATGAGGGTAAGGGAAAAATTATAGACTTTCTCTCATCAAAGATAGATTATGTTGTAAGATTTAACGGAGGAAACAACGCCGGACATACAATTGTTGTCAATAATAAAAAATTCATCTTTAATCTACTACCATCAGGTGTTTTGCAAGGAGCAAAATGTATACTTGGTCCTGGTGTAGTAATTGATCCCTCAATCTTAATTAAAGAACTTGAAGCTCTCAAGCACAATAACATAAAGACAGAAATATTCATAAGTGATAAAGCACATATAATAATGCCTTATCACATTAAACTTGACGAACTTAATGAACAAAAAAAGGGTGTTCACAAAATTGGAACTACAAAACGAGGAATTGGACCTTGCTATGCTGATAAAATTAACAGAACAGGAATAAGAGCTGTTGACTTACTTGACATTGAAATTTTCGAAAGAAAATTAAAAATAAATTTAGATGAAAAAAATGAAATTATAGAAAAAATATACAACCATAAACCTTTTTATTATGATGATATTTTAAGTAAATATAAAAAATATATAGCAATACTCCAATCTGCAATCACAAATACAGAAGAAATATTAAATCAGGTCATAAATTCAGGAAAAATTATCTTAATAGAAGGTGCTCAAGGCACAATGCTTGACATTGAACATGGAACATTTCCATTCGTAACATCAAGCAATACATTAATTACAGCAACAACAGGCTGTGGTATTCCTATCTCAAAAATTAAGGAAAAGATTGGCATAGTAAAAGCATTCTCATCAAGAGTTGGTTCAGGACCGTTTGTAACTGAAATTTTAGGTCCTATTGGGGATAAAATTAGAGAAAAGGGACAAGAATATGGTTCAACAACAAACAGACCGAGAAGAATTGGTTGGCTTGATCTCTTAACAATAAAAAAATCGATAAGCCTTAATGAACTAAACCATTTAGCCCTAACTAAATTAGACATACTAAATGACATTGAAAACCTTAAGATTTGCACAGCTTATGAATTTAAAGGCAAAAGATATGACCATATACCTACTTCTTGTGAAATACTTGAGAATGTCAAACCTGTATACAAAGTCTTTAAAGGATTTAAACAAAATATTAGAAATATTAGCCGTTACGAAGATTTGCCTATCGAAGCTAAAGAGTACATTGAATTTATAGAAAAAGAAGTAGGGGTACAAATTTCGATTTTATCTCTTGGAGCAGAGAGAGAAAAAACCATTTTTAGGAATCAAAAGTGGATAAATATATAA
- the purB gene encoding adenylosuccinate lyase has protein sequence MDKYINPLKSRYASKEMLYIFSPKFKYTTWRKLWYNLALVQKELGINISNKQLNKLSKHIENIDFELVEKYESKFQHEVMAHLYAYAELSGDDARKILHLGVTSAYLMDNTDLIQIKEALLLIENKLIKLINTLKKFSLKHKNLVTLAYTHLQEAQLTTLGKRSSLWLQSLIFDFEELKFIMSKMCFRGVKGTVGNQSSFKELFASNFEKVKDLDINLAKKMGFDKVYKITGQTYDRKFDSSILNFLSNLAQSAHKITNDIRFMQHLKEIEEHFEKHQIGSSAMPYKRNPIYSERIASLAKFIMSLQSSGGFIAATQWLERTLDDSACKRLNIPQAFLAADAILILLNKIFNNIKVNKKMIKKHVTTEMPFILTEDILMKATNNGGDRQILHEKIRIYSMQVKENLYSGTTENDLIKLILNDQSFKLTSKNIDEILNLNENIGFASCQVENFIKEIIDPILEKNKEN, from the coding sequence GTGGATAAATATATAAACCCGTTAAAATCAAGATATGCAAGTAAAGAAATGCTTTACATTTTTTCACCAAAATTCAAGTACACCACATGGAGAAAGTTGTGGTACAACTTAGCCTTAGTGCAAAAAGAATTGGGAATAAACATTAGTAATAAACAACTCAATAAACTATCCAAACATATAGAAAACATTGATTTTGAACTTGTAGAAAAATATGAATCAAAATTTCAACATGAAGTCATGGCACATCTCTATGCTTATGCCGAATTGTCTGGTGATGATGCTAGAAAAATTCTACACCTTGGTGTAACAAGCGCATATTTAATGGATAACACAGACTTAATCCAAATCAAAGAAGCTTTATTGCTCATTGAAAATAAACTGATAAAACTAATTAACACTTTAAAAAAGTTCTCACTAAAGCATAAAAACCTGGTAACACTTGCATATACACATCTACAAGAAGCACAATTAACAACTCTTGGAAAAAGAAGTAGCTTATGGCTCCAAAGTCTAATTTTTGACTTTGAAGAACTTAAGTTCATTATGTCCAAAATGTGTTTTAGAGGAGTAAAGGGTACAGTTGGAAATCAAAGTAGCTTTAAAGAATTGTTTGCGTCTAACTTTGAAAAAGTAAAAGATCTAGATATAAATCTTGCAAAAAAAATGGGATTTGACAAAGTTTATAAAATAACTGGTCAAACTTATGATCGCAAATTTGATTCATCAATATTAAATTTCTTAAGCAATCTAGCCCAAAGCGCACATAAGATTACTAATGACATCAGATTCATGCAACATCTTAAAGAAATTGAAGAACATTTTGAAAAACACCAAATAGGTTCATCCGCAATGCCTTACAAAAGAAATCCTATCTATAGCGAAAGAATAGCCTCCCTTGCCAAGTTTATAATGAGCCTACAATCAAGTGGTGGTTTTATAGCAGCAACTCAATGGCTTGAGAGAACTCTGGATGATTCAGCCTGCAAAAGACTCAATATTCCCCAAGCATTCTTAGCTGCTGATGCTATCTTAATATTACTAAATAAAATATTTAATAATATCAAAGTAAACAAAAAAATGATTAAAAAACACGTTACAACAGAAATGCCATTTATATTAACAGAAGACATATTGATGAAAGCAACAAACAATGGAGGTGATAGACAAATATTACATGAAAAGATAAGAATTTATTCAATGCAAGTAAAGGAAAATCTTTATTCAGGAACAACTGAGAACGACTTAATTAAACTAATCCTTAATGATCAAAGTTTTAAATTAACATCTAAAAACATAGATGAAATCTTAAATCTAAATGAAAATATAGGTTTTGCCTCATGCCAAGTTGAAAATTTTATTAAAGAAATAATTGATCCTATTCTTGAAAAAAATAAGGAAAATTAA
- a CDS encoding DNA-3-methyladenine glycosylase, whose product MNREFFMQDAVSVAKSLLGHLIVRKIGDREIISRIVETEAYMGVIDKACHAYGGRRTSRTSAMYNIGGYSYIYMIYGMYYMLNVVVSNEYNPHAVLIRGIEPISPKVDGIFTNGPGKLAKFLNIDLKFNKIDLINNCELFLKRGLSFNFEVSCSKRINVDYAGEEYANKLWRFYIRGNKYVSKC is encoded by the coding sequence ATGAATAGAGAATTTTTTATGCAAGATGCTGTTAGTGTGGCCAAATCTTTGCTTGGACACTTGATTGTTAGGAAAATAGGTGACAGGGAAATTATTTCAAGAATTGTTGAGACGGAAGCTTATATGGGTGTAATAGACAAAGCTTGTCATGCTTATGGGGGAAGAAGGACAAGTCGTACCAGTGCTATGTATAATATTGGGGGATATTCTTATATTTATATGATTTATGGCATGTATTACATGTTAAACGTTGTGGTATCTAATGAATATAATCCCCATGCTGTTTTGATAAGAGGTATTGAGCCTATTTCACCAAAAGTTGATGGAATATTTACTAATGGACCTGGCAAGCTTGCTAAGTTTTTAAATATAGATTTAAAATTTAATAAAATTGATCTTATTAATAATTGTGAACTTTTTTTAAAAAGAGGTTTATCTTTTAATTTTGAAGTGTCATGCTCAAAGAGAATAAATGTTGATTATGCAGGTGAGGAGTATGCGAATAAACTTTGGCGATTTTACATAAGGGGCAATAAATATGTTTCTAAATGTTAA